A portion of the Candidatus Manganitrophaceae bacterium genome contains these proteins:
- a CDS encoding WecB/TagA/CpsF family glycosyltransferase, whose protein sequence is MVAGNRPETVIAVNPEKVIKARQDPRLLSQLRRAGLLIPDGIGVVLAARFLRLGRMDRVPGSELMPAICERAAQKGYSIFLFGGSPEVNAQTAEVLRKRLPQIRIVGRQHGYVAEEEMPAVIGKINASGAEILFVALGSPKQELWMERYLPELRIKVCQGVGGTFDVLSGRVKRAPLFFRRLHLEWFYRLASQPKRLVRQTALPKFAFLVLRQKVTG, encoded by the coding sequence ATGGTCGCGGGAAACCGGCCGGAAACGGTAATCGCAGTCAACCCCGAGAAGGTGATCAAGGCGAGACAAGATCCGCGGCTTCTGAGCCAACTGAGGAGAGCCGGTCTGTTGATTCCGGACGGCATCGGGGTGGTCCTGGCGGCGCGGTTCCTCCGGCTCGGCCGGATGGACCGGGTTCCCGGATCGGAATTGATGCCGGCAATCTGCGAGCGGGCGGCTCAAAAGGGCTATTCGATCTTTCTCTTTGGAGGAAGCCCGGAAGTGAATGCGCAGACGGCCGAGGTGCTTCGCAAACGCCTTCCTCAGATTCGGATCGTGGGGCGCCAGCATGGCTATGTGGCGGAGGAGGAGATGCCGGCGGTGATCGGAAAAATCAATGCGTCGGGGGCCGAGATCCTCTTCGTCGCCTTGGGAAGCCCGAAGCAAGAACTCTGGATGGAACGCTATCTTCCCGAGCTTCGAATCAAGGTCTGCCAGGGGGTCGGCGGAACGTTTGATGTCCTCTCGGGCCGGGTAAAGCGGGCGCCGCTCTTTTTTCGAAGGCTCCATCTGGAATGGTTCTACCGGTTGGCCTCTCAACCGAAACGGCTTGTGCGACAGACCGCCCTGCCGAAATTTGCATTTTTGGTATTGCGACAAAAGGTAACCGGGTAA
- the xrtD gene encoding VPLPA-CTERM-specific exosortase XrtD, whose translation MRLRSKPLFSNRFFWLGMVIPAVLLGIIYSKGIAYMVYKWSADENYGHGFFVPLISLALLWQRRQRLREMSPQGSWWGIPVLLVGVAFYLVGELTTLYVLVHLSLWIVLIGLTLAALGREGTRAIAFPIFYLLAMIPLPDFINQGLSGRLQLVSSALGVGCLQWVGVTAFREGNVIDLGPIQLQVVEACSGLRYLFPLATFALLCAYLFKDRFWKRAVLFLSSLPIAVFLNGFRIGMTGVLVELYGKRTAEGFFHSFSGWLLFMVCLSLLFGEMWLLSRIGVGGKPRPFREWFGKSADSPGKGSTRSEGPPRRFAIPALSAPTYLFSLALLVPVLLLSFQLEAREEIVPPRLFFSDFPMRVAGWKGKPLVMDQAYREALRFDDYLLANYQQPGDPPVNLYAAYYRSQKKGQSAHSPRTCIPGGGWEITSLKEMQIDGPAAGKEALQVNRVLIQKGQERQVVFYWFQQRGRMLTNEYLVKFYLLWDALMKNRTDGALVRLTVPLPAGSDDAAADQKLMQFAKTVRPLLDRYIPE comes from the coding sequence ATGCGTCTCCGTTCGAAACCGCTCTTTTCAAATCGATTCTTTTGGCTCGGCATGGTCATTCCCGCCGTTCTTCTTGGAATCATATACAGCAAAGGGATTGCGTATATGGTCTACAAGTGGTCCGCCGACGAGAATTACGGCCACGGCTTTTTCGTCCCGCTGATCAGTCTCGCCCTTCTCTGGCAGCGGCGACAGCGCCTCCGGGAGATGTCGCCGCAAGGGTCGTGGTGGGGAATTCCGGTCCTCCTGGTCGGGGTGGCCTTCTACCTCGTCGGCGAGCTGACCACCCTCTATGTCCTGGTCCATCTGTCGCTCTGGATCGTCTTGATCGGCCTCACCCTTGCCGCCCTTGGGCGGGAGGGGACGCGGGCGATCGCTTTTCCGATCTTCTATCTCCTTGCGATGATTCCGCTCCCCGATTTCATCAACCAGGGGCTCTCGGGCCGCCTGCAGCTGGTCTCCTCGGCGCTCGGGGTCGGCTGCCTTCAATGGGTCGGCGTGACCGCCTTCCGCGAGGGGAATGTCATCGACCTCGGGCCGATCCAGCTCCAGGTGGTGGAGGCCTGCAGCGGGCTCCGATACCTCTTCCCCCTGGCGACGTTCGCGTTGCTCTGCGCCTATCTTTTTAAAGACCGTTTCTGGAAACGGGCCGTTCTCTTTCTCTCCAGCCTCCCGATCGCCGTTTTCTTGAACGGATTCCGTATCGGGATGACCGGGGTGCTGGTCGAGCTTTACGGAAAGAGAACGGCGGAGGGATTTTTCCACAGCTTTTCGGGATGGCTCCTTTTCATGGTCTGTCTCTCCCTCCTCTTCGGGGAGATGTGGCTTCTCAGCCGGATCGGCGTGGGAGGAAAGCCCCGCCCCTTTCGAGAGTGGTTCGGGAAGAGCGCCGATTCTCCGGGAAAAGGGTCGACGCGATCGGAAGGACCCCCTCGAAGATTCGCGATTCCGGCCCTCTCGGCCCCGACCTATCTTTTCTCATTGGCATTGCTGGTCCCGGTCCTCCTCCTCTCGTTTCAGCTGGAAGCGCGGGAAGAGATCGTCCCCCCCCGCCTTTTCTTTTCCGATTTTCCGATGCGGGTCGCCGGATGGAAGGGAAAGCCGCTCGTGATGGACCAGGCTTATCGGGAGGCGCTCCGCTTCGACGATTATCTTCTCGCCAACTATCAGCAGCCGGGCGATCCTCCCGTCAACCTCTACGCCGCCTACTATCGTTCTCAGAAAAAGGGGCAGTCGGCGCATTCGCCCCGAACCTGCATTCCGGGCGGGGGATGGGAGATCACATCGCTCAAAGAGATGCAGATCGACGGCCCGGCGGCGGGGAAAGAGGCGCTGCAGGTCAATCGGGTCTTGATTCAAAAAGGGCAAGAACGGCAGGTTGTTTTTTACTGGTTCCAACAACGGGGAAGGATGCTTACCAACGAATACCTCGTGAAGTTTTATCTTCTCTGGGATGCACTGATGAAAAACCGGACCGACGGGGCGTTGGTTCGGTTAACGGTGCCGCTCCCGGCAGGGTCGGACGATGCCGCCGCCGACCAGAAGCTGATGCAATTTGCAAAAACGGTCCGTCCGCTGTTGGACCGATATATTCCAGAATAG
- a CDS encoding undecaprenyl/decaprenyl-phosphate alpha-N-acetylglucosaminyl 1-phosphate transferase, whose amino-acid sequence MINLFFIFVSSMVICMTLIPILMKSAAYLHVVDLPGGRKMHAEPIARIGGIAFATGALVSLLIWLPLDRLMVAYLLGAGVIVCFGVLDDRFGLHFKKKFLAQLAAAVIVVEVGEVHLTTFPFMDEMAIPVWVSVPLTVLTLLGVTNAINLSDGLDGLAGGLSLLSFGGIAYLAYLAADPLVLSLSLAAMGGILGFLRFNTYPARIFMGDGGSQFLGFSLGVAAILLTDGIRGGYSPWVALLILGLPILDTLGVMAQRWTEGRSLFVADRNHLHHKLLAIGSYHHEAVTLIYAFQAMMVSLAVLLHWRGEMFLMAAWGMMALSVSSLFFLAGQGRVQLHRPDREHALSISMVRKVRESRLFSELPTQLLGAGIPLFLVVSVFIPRQIPGDFGLLAIILFSLLLLGLLFFRRSAPLLIRLGLYVGGAFIVYLNEQSPSGSGWPIHTFLNLFFIGVAVMVLIAIQVNREQPFQMTPLDYLVLFFTLIVPVLPEMRVGEILVGLIAGKLIILFFAYELLLSRLSERTMQLGLSALWALLVLGVRAWVV is encoded by the coding sequence ATGATTAATCTCTTTTTTATTTTTGTTTCTTCCATGGTGATCTGCATGACATTGATTCCGATCTTGATGAAGTCGGCCGCTTACCTCCATGTGGTCGATCTTCCGGGCGGGAGAAAGATGCATGCGGAGCCGATCGCGCGAATCGGAGGAATCGCCTTTGCGACCGGCGCCCTCGTCTCGCTCCTTATCTGGCTGCCGCTCGACCGGTTGATGGTCGCCTACCTCCTCGGCGCCGGCGTCATCGTCTGCTTCGGCGTCTTGGACGACCGGTTCGGCCTCCATTTTAAGAAAAAATTCTTGGCGCAGCTGGCGGCGGCGGTGATCGTGGTGGAGGTCGGCGAGGTCCATCTGACCACCTTCCCCTTTATGGATGAGATGGCGATACCGGTCTGGGTCAGCGTTCCTCTGACGGTGTTGACCTTGCTCGGGGTGACCAATGCGATCAATCTGTCGGACGGTCTCGACGGCCTGGCGGGAGGGCTCTCGCTCCTCAGCTTCGGCGGGATTGCCTATCTGGCCTATTTGGCCGCCGATCCGCTCGTTCTCTCTCTCTCCCTCGCCGCCATGGGGGGAATCTTGGGATTCTTACGCTTCAACACCTATCCCGCTCGGATTTTTATGGGAGACGGCGGGAGTCAGTTCCTCGGTTTTTCGCTCGGCGTCGCCGCGATTCTTTTGACCGACGGGATCCGCGGCGGATACAGCCCTTGGGTGGCGCTCCTGATTCTCGGCTTGCCGATCCTCGATACCCTCGGCGTGATGGCGCAGCGATGGACGGAGGGGCGATCGCTCTTCGTCGCCGACCGGAACCACCTTCACCACAAGCTTTTGGCGATCGGCTCTTATCATCATGAGGCGGTCACGCTGATTTACGCCTTTCAAGCGATGATGGTCAGCCTGGCGGTGCTCCTGCATTGGCGGGGAGAGATGTTCCTGATGGCGGCATGGGGGATGATGGCCCTTTCGGTCTCCTCTCTTTTCTTTCTCGCCGGGCAGGGCCGGGTGCAGCTCCATCGGCCCGACCGGGAACACGCTCTCTCGATCAGCATGGTTCGGAAAGTCCGGGAGAGCCGCCTCTTCTCCGAGCTTCCGACCCAGCTGTTGGGCGCCGGGATTCCGCTCTTCTTGGTGGTGAGTGTCTTTATCCCGCGGCAGATCCCGGGCGATTTCGGACTCTTGGCGATCATTCTTTTCAGCCTGCTTCTGTTGGGGCTGCTCTTCTTTAGACGCTCCGCGCCGCTGCTGATCCGGCTGGGGCTTTATGTCGGAGGGGCTTTTATCGTCTATCTGAATGAGCAGTCGCCGAGCGGGAGCGGCTGGCCGATCCATACTTTTTTAAATCTTTTTTTCATCGGGGTGGCGGTGATGGTGCTGATTGCAATCCAGGTCAACCGGGAGCAGCCGTTTCAGATGACCCCGCTCGATTATCTCGTTCTTTTTTTCACGTTGATCGTTCCGGTGTTGCCGGAGATGCGGGTCGGCGAGATCCTCGTCGGCCTGATCGCAGGGAAATTAATCATCCTTTTCTTCGCGTATGAGCTGCTCCTCAGCCGGCTTTCGGAGCGGACGATGCAGCTCGGCCTGTCGGCCCTCTGGGCGCTGTTGGTTTTGGGGGTTCGCGCCTGGGTGGTGTAA
- a CDS encoding tetratricopeptide repeat protein has translation MKRGVVQTAMLVFLILLVGCGGPEARKAKYTARAQQYIQEENWPKARVALRNVLKIDPKDADATYLYALVEEKEKNWMNAFRYYAQVIELDPDHRDGLIKLSRFYLEGGATDKVSELTHHILVKHPNDPVAETFQAAVLLKKGQKGEAIAQLQKILQRNPGEPDATSLLAAVYTDQKRWEEAEKVLRKAVQLHPENVVLLNNLGNTWVRLERFSETEGILKQIVGMEPKAFEHRVRLAAFYRSRNESAKAEAALREAVRLDPESEERRLVLADFFAKERNLKEGEAILLEAKKALPRSMKIPFALGQFYETTGQGSRARGVYQEIIDQEGTHPQGLEAKVKLATLDLAEGKKEEATARLKEVLQENPAASEALVLKGKMSLGKGEGKEAIQAFRSVLKDQPDRADIHAQLGEAYLLTQEADLARESFERAVALNPSQLEARRALARIDASAGKRKAARDRVEAILKETPNDLESTLMLFGLQMTEPDLHGAEVTLQKARAIGANDFVVGMAEGELYSARREWDKAIASFDRAAALRPDAADPLFARVRIELSRGKTRESLQYLQQVVAARPTHPYAHGMLGEVWLVQREWAAAERELQEASRLKPDWVNPWIERAQIRLSRKQPAEAVSLLESGIASNPKSDELRLLLASVLSDTQQIDRAIGVYESIVKENPKSVVAANNLASLLADKKGDPKSLERALALSRDFENTAPQAPFLDTLGWVYVKMGQADQAVRLLQRATLEAPDRPVFHYHLGVAYYKAGEVKKGRQALTKALQSGKTFPGSEEAKALLAEKKG, from the coding sequence ATGAAGCGGGGTGTGGTCCAAACAGCAATGCTGGTTTTCCTGATCCTTCTGGTCGGGTGCGGCGGACCGGAGGCGAGAAAGGCCAAATATACCGCACGGGCCCAGCAATATATTCAGGAAGAGAATTGGCCGAAGGCGCGCGTCGCCCTTCGCAACGTCCTCAAGATCGATCCGAAAGATGCCGATGCGACCTATCTCTATGCCCTGGTCGAGGAGAAGGAAAAGAACTGGATGAATGCCTTCCGCTATTACGCTCAAGTCATTGAGCTCGATCCCGACCATCGTGACGGCCTGATCAAGCTGAGCCGGTTTTATCTGGAGGGGGGAGCGACCGACAAGGTGTCGGAGCTGACCCATCATATCTTGGTCAAACATCCGAACGATCCGGTGGCCGAAACCTTCCAGGCGGCCGTCCTCCTCAAGAAGGGACAAAAGGGGGAGGCGATCGCGCAGCTCCAGAAGATTCTTCAACGAAACCCCGGCGAGCCCGACGCCACCAGCCTCCTCGCCGCCGTCTATACCGACCAGAAACGCTGGGAGGAAGCGGAAAAGGTCTTGCGAAAAGCGGTCCAGCTCCACCCCGAAAACGTCGTCCTGCTGAACAACCTCGGCAATACGTGGGTCCGGTTGGAACGGTTCAGTGAAACGGAAGGAATCCTCAAACAGATCGTCGGAATGGAACCGAAGGCCTTTGAACACCGGGTCCGGCTGGCGGCGTTCTACCGCTCTCGAAACGAGTCGGCCAAAGCGGAAGCGGCGCTCCGCGAAGCGGTCCGTCTCGATCCGGAGAGCGAGGAGCGGCGGCTGGTCCTCGCCGACTTCTTCGCGAAAGAGCGCAATCTCAAGGAGGGAGAGGCGATCTTGTTGGAGGCGAAAAAGGCGCTCCCCCGGTCGATGAAGATTCCGTTTGCACTCGGCCAGTTTTATGAAACGACCGGGCAGGGGAGCCGGGCGCGGGGGGTCTATCAGGAAATTATTGATCAGGAGGGGACCCATCCGCAAGGGCTTGAAGCAAAGGTGAAGCTGGCGACGTTGGATCTCGCCGAAGGGAAAAAGGAGGAGGCGACGGCCCGGTTGAAAGAGGTGCTCCAGGAGAATCCGGCCGCCTCCGAGGCGCTGGTGTTAAAGGGAAAGATGTCCCTCGGAAAAGGGGAAGGGAAAGAGGCGATTCAAGCCTTCCGGAGCGTCTTGAAAGACCAGCCCGACCGGGCCGACATTCATGCCCAGCTCGGAGAGGCCTATCTCTTGACCCAAGAAGCGGATCTGGCACGAGAGAGTTTTGAACGGGCGGTCGCACTGAACCCGAGTCAGTTGGAAGCCCGCCGCGCCCTCGCCCGGATCGATGCGTCGGCCGGAAAGCGGAAGGCTGCGCGTGACCGGGTGGAAGCGATCCTCAAAGAGACTCCGAACGATCTGGAATCGACCTTGATGCTGTTCGGTCTGCAGATGACCGAGCCCGATCTGCATGGCGCGGAGGTAACCCTTCAGAAGGCGCGCGCGATCGGGGCGAATGACTTTGTGGTCGGGATGGCGGAAGGGGAGCTCTATTCCGCCCGCCGGGAGTGGGACAAAGCGATCGCTTCGTTTGATCGGGCCGCCGCGCTCCGCCCGGACGCGGCCGACCCGCTTTTTGCGCGGGTTCGAATTGAATTAAGCCGGGGGAAGACGCGCGAGTCGCTTCAATATCTTCAGCAGGTCGTGGCCGCCCGACCGACCCATCCCTACGCCCACGGGATGTTGGGAGAGGTCTGGCTGGTCCAGAGGGAGTGGGCGGCGGCGGAGCGGGAGCTTCAAGAGGCGAGCCGGCTGAAGCCCGATTGGGTCAATCCCTGGATCGAGCGGGCACAAATTCGGCTCTCTCGAAAACAGCCGGCCGAAGCGGTCTCCCTGCTGGAGTCGGGGATCGCCTCCAATCCTAAATCGGATGAGCTTCGACTGCTGCTGGCGTCGGTGCTGAGCGACACCCAGCAGATCGATCGGGCGATCGGGGTTTATGAATCGATCGTGAAGGAGAATCCCAAATCGGTCGTGGCGGCCAACAACCTGGCCTCCCTCCTGGCCGATAAGAAGGGAGATCCGAAGAGTCTGGAGCGCGCGTTGGCGCTGAGCCGGGATTTTGAAAATACCGCCCCGCAGGCCCCCTTTCTCGACACCCTCGGCTGGGTCTATGTCAAAATGGGACAGGCCGACCAGGCGGTCCGGCTCCTTCAACGTGCGACGCTGGAAGCGCCCGACCGACCGGTCTTTCATTATCACCTCGGGGTCGCTTATTACAAGGCGGGAGAGGTCAAAAAGGGGAGACAAGCCTTGACAAAGGCGCTCCAATCGGGCAAAACATTTCCAGGGTCGGAAGAGGCAAAAGCGCTGTTGGCTGAGAAAAAGGGGTAG
- a CDS encoding polysaccharide biosynthesis/export family protein, whose amino-acid sequence MKKGIGWLTLWGIFFQASILFGVDGKGIEPGYLLGPEDVLHVSIWKDEALTREVLVRPDGRISFPLVGDLQAAGRTVEDLKAELTKRLTPFIPNPTLSVEVQKVNSYKIYVLGKVARPGEYLVGHETDVMQALSLAGGLTPYAAENRIRVLRRENGAQQTYLFRYSEAIQGEHLEQNILLRRGDVVVVP is encoded by the coding sequence ATGAAAAAAGGTATCGGTTGGTTAACCCTTTGGGGGATTTTTTTCCAGGCTTCCATCTTATTCGGCGTAGACGGAAAAGGAATCGAGCCGGGATATTTGCTGGGACCGGAAGATGTCTTACATGTGTCGATCTGGAAGGATGAGGCGCTCACCCGGGAGGTGTTGGTTCGGCCCGACGGCCGGATCTCCTTCCCTTTGGTCGGCGACCTTCAGGCGGCGGGTCGAACGGTGGAAGATCTGAAGGCGGAGCTGACGAAGCGGCTGACCCCTTTTATTCCGAACCCGACCTTGTCGGTCGAGGTTCAAAAGGTGAACAGCTACAAAATTTACGTCTTGGGAAAGGTCGCCCGGCCGGGCGAATACCTGGTCGGACATGAGACCGATGTCATGCAGGCGCTCAGCCTCGCCGGCGGCTTGACCCCTTATGCCGCCGAGAACCGGATCCGGGTCTTGCGCCGGGAAAACGGAGCGCAGCAGACCTATCTCTTCCGTTATTCGGAGGCGATTCAAGGAGAGCATCTGGAACAGAATATCCTGCTCAGACGGGGTGACGTGGTGGTTGTGCCGTGA
- a CDS encoding lipopolysaccharide biosynthesis protein: MNEPMLPSNAIDVKSHSVEERTKDLRDYLQFFQRRRKQMLIPFLSLFVLGAIVTFSLPAVYRSTATILIEEQEVPADLVRSTVTSYADQRIETIKHQVMSRANLLKIIDEDGLYPKMRKKKTTEALLKRFADDINVEVINAEVVDRRTGQQTHATIAFTLSYDGETPELAQKVSNELTSLFLSENIRTRSRNVQETTAFLNKEAQTLSNRIEQLEKKIALFKQRADGALPEMVQLNMQLMNQSDRELMDVDREIRNLEDRKILLEGQLATLKPNTPIMTASGERILDTDERLKALRAQYLSAASNLSPQHPDLIKMKRELEALEKETQERDNSDVVWKRLTDERAKLATLTQRYSDKHPDVIQARKIVASLEEQIRQSRPERAAPPKPENPAYIMMQTQLTSAINELSSMRATRESLKRRAADLARRLEKTPSFEQQYLDLTRDRDNSVLKYHEIRSKLLEAQVSEGLESQRMGERFSLIDPPAVPEKPEKPRRSVILLLSMIFATVGGVGYGAAKENLDHSIYTADRLWQITEAPPLVVVPYIVTSEDLRLRRRRRIKTILITMILVASLLTLCHLFWVPLDVIWYSTLRRFGIEY; this comes from the coding sequence ATGAATGAACCGATGCTTCCTTCAAATGCCATTGACGTAAAGAGCCACTCCGTGGAAGAGCGGACAAAGGATTTGCGGGATTATCTGCAATTCTTCCAACGGAGAAGAAAGCAGATGCTCATCCCTTTCTTGTCTCTTTTTGTCCTCGGCGCAATCGTCACCTTTTCTCTCCCGGCGGTCTACCGCTCGACCGCCACGATCCTCATCGAGGAGCAGGAGGTGCCGGCCGATCTGGTCCGTTCGACCGTCACCAGCTATGCCGACCAGCGGATCGAGACGATTAAACATCAGGTGATGAGCCGCGCGAACCTCCTGAAGATCATCGACGAAGACGGGCTCTATCCGAAAATGCGAAAAAAGAAGACGACCGAAGCGTTGTTAAAACGGTTTGCCGACGATATCAATGTCGAGGTCATCAACGCCGAGGTGGTCGACCGGCGGACCGGCCAGCAAACCCATGCGACGATTGCCTTTACCCTTTCTTACGACGGTGAAACACCGGAGCTGGCGCAGAAGGTCTCCAATGAATTGACCAGCCTTTTTCTCTCCGAGAACATCCGGACCCGTTCGCGGAATGTCCAGGAAACCACCGCGTTCCTGAATAAGGAGGCGCAGACGCTGTCGAACCGGATCGAGCAGCTGGAGAAAAAAATCGCCCTCTTCAAGCAACGGGCCGACGGCGCCCTTCCCGAGATGGTGCAGCTGAACATGCAGCTGATGAACCAGTCGGATCGGGAGCTGATGGATGTCGATCGGGAGATCCGGAACCTGGAGGACCGAAAGATTTTGCTGGAAGGCCAGCTCGCCACGCTGAAGCCGAATACCCCGATCATGACCGCGAGCGGGGAGCGGATCTTGGATACCGACGAGCGGCTCAAGGCGCTGCGGGCCCAATATTTGAGCGCCGCCTCCAACCTGTCGCCGCAGCATCCCGACCTGATCAAGATGAAACGGGAGCTGGAGGCTTTGGAAAAAGAGACGCAGGAGCGGGACAATTCCGACGTTGTTTGGAAGCGGCTGACCGATGAACGGGCGAAGTTGGCGACGCTCACCCAGCGATACAGCGATAAACATCCGGACGTCATTCAGGCCCGGAAAATTGTTGCATCGTTGGAGGAGCAGATCCGGCAGAGCCGGCCGGAGCGAGCAGCCCCTCCCAAGCCGGAAAACCCCGCTTATATTATGATGCAGACGCAGTTGACCTCCGCGATCAACGAGCTGAGCTCCATGCGTGCAACGCGGGAGAGCCTCAAAAGACGGGCCGCCGATCTGGCTCGCCGGCTTGAGAAAACCCCTTCTTTCGAACAGCAATACCTCGACCTCACCCGCGACCGGGACAACTCTGTTCTGAAGTACCATGAGATTCGATCGAAGCTGCTCGAAGCGCAGGTCTCGGAAGGGCTTGAATCGCAGCGGATGGGAGAGCGCTTCTCGCTGATCGATCCCCCGGCGGTCCCGGAAAAACCGGAGAAACCGCGCCGCTCTGTGATCCTCTTATTGTCGATGATCTTCGCGACGGTGGGGGGGGTCGGCTATGGGGCGGCCAAAGAGAACCTCGACCACTCGATCTACACGGCCGACCGGCTTTGGCAGATTACGGAAGCGCCGCCGCTGGTCGTCGTCCCTTATATCGTCACCTCGGAGGACCTTCGCCTCCGCCGGCGACGACGGATCAAAACGATTTTAATCACGATGATTCTCGTGGCATCGCTCCTGACCCTCTGCCATCTCTTTTGGGTTCCACTCGATGTCATTTGGTATTCTACGCTGCGGCGGTTCGGGATCGAATATTAA
- a CDS encoding CpsD/CapB family tyrosine-protein kinase: protein MEGVESTRKPQLEKKGNGELSQPLQRTVRSAEIVYTRTRLVPTSLERLRERRIITAAEEGPLADAFKMLRTQVMLRMRENRWNLLAVTSPGSGEGKTVTTANLAMSLAMEVHQTVLLVDAHLRNPGIHTLFGLGKGPGLVDYLVDQKPIEDLLIHPGIPGLVILPAGRAVQNSSELLTSPQMLGLVNELKYRYSSRVVLFDLPPLLQTADALAFSPYVDAMLLVVQAGRTQTEEVERALHLLRGVPILGTVLNQGG from the coding sequence ATGGAAGGGGTCGAGTCAACACGCAAACCACAGCTGGAAAAAAAGGGAAACGGGGAGCTCTCCCAACCGCTTCAACGGACCGTGAGGTCGGCGGAGATCGTTTACACCCGCACCCGTCTCGTCCCGACCTCGCTGGAACGCTTGAGAGAGCGACGGATCATTACCGCTGCAGAGGAGGGTCCCTTGGCCGACGCCTTTAAGATGCTGAGAACCCAGGTGATGCTTCGGATGCGGGAGAATCGATGGAACCTTCTGGCCGTGACCAGCCCCGGGAGCGGCGAGGGGAAAACGGTGACCACGGCCAATTTGGCGATGAGCCTGGCGATGGAGGTTCACCAGACCGTCCTGCTGGTCGATGCCCACCTACGCAATCCCGGAATTCATACCCTCTTCGGCCTCGGAAAGGGACCCGGCCTGGTCGATTATCTCGTCGATCAAAAACCGATTGAAGATTTGCTGATCCATCCCGGCATTCCCGGCTTGGTCATCCTGCCCGCGGGAAGGGCGGTTCAAAACTCGAGCGAGCTCCTCACCTCTCCGCAGATGCTGGGGCTCGTCAATGAATTAAAGTACCGGTATTCCTCCCGGGTGGTCCTCTTCGATCTCCCCCCGCTTCTCCAAACCGCCGATGCGCTCGCTTTCTCTCCCTATGTCGATGCGATGCTTCTCGTCGTTCAAGCCGGCCGCACGCAGACGGAAGAAGTGGAGCGGGCGCTGCATCTGCTGAGGGGGGTTCCGATCCTTGGCACCGTCCTAAACCAAGGAGGGTAG
- a CDS encoding cupredoxin domain-containing protein, with translation MESRGDFSKRVSGKRSSFSGSTGRKARLRTAVTLLISSALFGFVSFGSASVGPQVHVPKVPKLIEQNPGAPFLVARDNYYSPRYLQVKVRGGSVLSIENKGANTHGLIIPAFAYQGVVQPGGVQKIRVPKKKAGLYDFYCPYHKGMRGTIEIVSAHS, from the coding sequence ATGGAAAGCAGGGGAGATTTTTCGAAAAGGGTTTCAGGAAAACGGTCGTCGTTCAGCGGCTCGACAGGGAGGAAGGCCCGGCTCCGCACGGCGGTCACGCTTCTAATCTCATCAGCTTTATTCGGATTCGTTTCATTCGGATCGGCCAGCGTCGGCCCCCAGGTCCATGTTCCGAAGGTCCCGAAGCTGATCGAGCAAAACCCCGGCGCCCCCTTCCTCGTCGCCCGGGACAACTATTACTCTCCGCGTTACCTTCAGGTGAAGGTGAGAGGCGGCAGCGTCCTTTCAATCGAGAACAAGGGAGCGAACACCCACGGGCTGATCATCCCGGCGTTTGCATATCAAGGGGTCGTTCAACCGGGCGGGGTCCAGAAAATCAGGGTGCCGAAGAAAAAGGCGGGGCTGTACGATTTTTATTGCCCGTATCACAAGGGGATGAGAGGGACGATTGAAATTGTGTCGGCCCATAGCTGA
- a CDS encoding transcriptional repressor — translation MKKHKDLIAVLRHNQQRITPARQILLQYFIDHHSRDLSLPEIVAHLQDKLPGINRSSIYRNLEMLKQLSVIQEISVPGKGKRYQFIFEQPVHHFIICKACGKVSKGNRSFFEQVERALREIHDFQKANLSVTFYGFCSKCQTA, via the coding sequence ATGAAAAAACATAAAGATTTGATTGCCGTGCTCCGTCATAATCAGCAGCGGATTACACCGGCCCGGCAGATTTTGCTTCAGTACTTCATCGATCATCATTCGAGGGACCTCTCCCTGCCGGAGATCGTCGCGCATCTTCAGGACAAGCTCCCCGGCATCAACCGGTCGAGCATCTATCGAAATCTGGAGATGCTCAAGCAGCTGAGCGTGATCCAGGAGATCAGCGTTCCGGGAAAAGGGAAGCGGTATCAGTTTATCTTCGAGCAGCCGGTCCACCATTTCATCATTTGCAAAGCGTGCGGTAAAGTCAGCAAAGGGAACCGGAGCTTCTTCGAACAGGTGGAAAGGGCGCTGCGGGAGATCCACGATTTCCAAAAAGCGAATCTCTCGGTCACCTTCTACGGCTTTTGCTCCAAATGCCAGACGGCGTAG